DNA from Micromonospora nigra:
GAGCCGATCAGCCCGCCCGATCCGGTCACGAACGCGACACTCACACGCCACTCCTGGTCCGTCGGAGGCAGAAACCATCGGAGCATAGCGTGACGGGTGACCCGACCCGACATGGCAAGAGGGCCCCGCAAGCTGCGGAGCCCTCTGTCTATGGTGGGGAAGGGGGGAGTTGAACCCCCACGCCCTTTCGGGCACACGGACCTGAACCGTGCGCGTCTGCCATTCCGCCACTTCCCCGTGGCACGACCTCGAACACTGTAATCTGCGCCGCGCCCGCTGTCTCCAGCGGGGCCCGGTGAGCCTACCTGGCTGTCGGTCTTCACCGCGATCGGATAACGTCCCCGTGGGGCGGTCACCGTTCGTGGCGGACGAAAGAGTAACACGGCACGGTGGGCCCGTCCGAACGGGCCGCCGCCGGCGGGCCGAGCGGCGTGTGAGCTGCGGGCGCGCCGGACGGATACCATCATGTCCTCGGGACCCGAGGAGGAGCCGGTGAGCGTGCTGCAACGCTTCGAGAAGCGTCTGGAAGGCCTGGTCGAGGGGGCTTTCGCCAAGGTCTTCAAAGGGGTGGTCCACCCCGTGGAGATCCTCAACGCCATGCAGCGGGAGGCCGAGGCGCACAAGGCCATCCTGGCCGGTGGGCGCACCCTGGTGCCCAACCGCTACGTGATCGATCTCTCGCCGTACGACCACAGTCGGCTGGCGCCGTACGCTGCCGCGCTGGCCCAGGAACTGGCCCAGTCGCAGGCGGAGTTCATCGGCGAGCAGGCGTGGACGGTCTACGGCGACGTGATCGTCGAGATCGAGCGGGGCGAGGGGCTGGACACCGGCATGTTCCGGGTCACCGCCGAGGTCTACACCGGCGGCGAGGTCGCCCCGGTGTCCGCGCCCGGTGGCTACGACGCCGGCCCGCCGGCCTATCCCGCGTACGACCAGGGCGGCGGCTACGGCCCCCCGCCGGGCCACGGCGGCGGGCGCAACGTGCGGCTGGTCTCGGGCGACGGGCGCACCTACCCGCTCCAGATGGGCTCGACGGTGATCGGCCGCGGCGACCAGGCCAACCTGCGCCTGCCCGACGTCGGTATCTCCCGCCGACACGCCCGGCTGGACTTCGA
Protein-coding regions in this window:
- a CDS encoding FhaA domain-containing protein; translated protein: MSSGPEEEPVSVLQRFEKRLEGLVEGAFAKVFKGVVHPVEILNAMQREAEAHKAILAGGRTLVPNRYVIDLSPYDHSRLAPYAAALAQELAQSQAEFIGEQAWTVYGDVIVEIERGEGLDTGMFRVTAEVYTGGEVAPVSAPGGYDAGPPAYPAYDQGGGYGPPPGHGGGRNVRLVSGDGRTYPLQMGSTVIGRGDQANLRLPDVGISRRHARLDFDGGQVVLTDLGSTNGTMVNGQRVSAVALNPGDMIQLGTTTLTFRVDG